A window from Odocoileus virginianus isolate 20LAN1187 ecotype Illinois chromosome 24, Ovbor_1.2, whole genome shotgun sequence encodes these proteins:
- the LOC110150708 gene encoding tubulin alpha-1C chain, producing MRECISIHVGQAGVQIGNACWELYCLEHGIQPDGQMPSDKTIGGGDDSFNTFFSETGAGKHVPRAVFVDLEPTVIDEVRTGTYRQLFHPEQLISGKEDAANNYARGHYTIGKEIIDLVLDRVRKLADQCTGLQGFLVFHSFGGGTGSGFTSLLMERLSVDYGKKSKLEFSIYPAPQVSTAVVEPYNSILTTHTTLEHSDCAFMVDNEAIYDICRRNLDIERPTYMNLNRLMSQIVSSITASLRFDGALNVDLTEFQTNLVPYPRIHFPLATYAPVISAEKAYHEQLSVAEITNACFEPANQMVKCDPRHGKYMACCLLYRGDVVPKDVNAAIATIKTKRSIQFVDWCPTGFKVGINYQPPTVVPGGDLAKVERAVCMLSNTTAIAEAWARLDHKFDLMYAKRAFVHWYVGEGMEEGEFSEAREDMAALEKDYEEVGADSAEGDDEGEEY from the exons ATG CGTGAGTGCATCTCCATCCACGTTGGCCAGGCTGGCGTCCAGATCGGCAATGCCTGCTGGGAGCTCTACTGCCTGGAACATGGCATCCAGCCTGATGGCCAGATGCCAAGTGATAAGACTATTGGGGGAGGAGACGACTCCTTCAACACCTTCTTCAGTGAGACAGGCGCTGGCAAGCATGTGCCCAGGGCAGTGTTTGTAGACCTGGAACCTACAGTCATTG atgagGTTCGCACTGGCACCTACCGCCAGCTCTTCCACCCTGAGCAACTTATCTCAGGCAAAGAAGATGCCGCCAATAACTATGCCCGAGGTCACTACACCATTGGCAAGGAGATCATTGACCTCGTCTTGGACCGAGTTCGAAAACTG gctGACCAGTGCACGGGTCTTCAGGGCTTCCTGGTTTTCCACAGCTTTGGTGGGGGAACCGGTTCTGGGTTCACCTCCCTGCTGATGGAACGTCTCTCTGTCGATTATGGCAAGAAGTCCAAGCTGGAGTTCTCCATTTACCCAGCCCCCCAGGTTTCCACAGCTGTCGTTGAGCCCTACAACTCCATCCTCACCACCCACACCACCCTGGAGCACTCTGATTGTGCCTTCATGGTAGACAATGAGGCCATCTACGACATCTGTCGTAGAAACCTCGACATTGAGCGCCCAACCTACATGAATCTTAACCGCCTCATGAGCCAGATAGTGTCTTCCATCACAGCTTCCCTGAGGTTTGATGGAGCCCTGAATGTGGATCTGACAGAGTTCCAGACCAACCTGGTGCCCTATCCCCGCATCCACTTCCCTCTGGCCACATACGCCCCTGTCATCTCTGCTGAGAAAGCCTACCATGAACAGCTCTCTGTAGCAGAGATCACCAATGCTTGCTTTGAGCCAGCCAACCAGATGGTGAAATGTGACCCTCGCCATGGTAAATACATGGCCTGCTGCCTGTTGTACCGTGGTGACGTGGTTCCCAAAGATGTCAATGCTGCCATTGCCACCATCAAGACCAAGCGCAGCATCCAGTTTGTGGACTGGTGCCCCACTGGCTTCAAGGTTGGCATTAACTACCAGCCTCCCACTGTGGTACCTGGTGGAGACCTGGCCAAAGTAGAGCGAGCTGTGTGCATGCTGAGCAACACCACAGCCATCGCTGAGGCCTGGGCTCGCCTAGACCACAAGTTTGACCTGATGTATGCCAAGCGTGCCTTTGTTCACTGGTACGTGGGTGAGGGCATGGAGGAAGGAGAGTTTTCTGAGGCCCGTGAGGACATGGCTGCCCTTGAGAAGGATTATGAGGAGGTTGGAGCTGACAGTGCTGAGGGAGATGATGAGGGTGAGGAGTATTAG